In Methanomassiliicoccales archaeon, the following proteins share a genomic window:
- the cimA gene encoding citramalate synthase, whose amino-acid sequence MGRQVSLFDTTLRDGAQTEGVSFSTEDKLEILHRLDGFGMDFVEGGYPGSNPKDKAFFKAAEQAELKCSKLVAFGSTRKAGVRAEDDVTMRSLLEANTEWVCIFGKSWDLHATKALGVSLEENLEIVSDTVGFLSRSGRRVIFDAEHFFDGWKDNPEYAMKVLAAAKGAGAEWLVLCDTNGGAFPSEVTEAVMQVRSRFEMPLGIHAHNDCEMAVANSMAAVQAGVTMVQGTINGLGERCGNANLCSIIPSLILKMKAQTNVTKLSSLTALSGFVGEMANISPDPRLPYVGRSAFAHKGGMHVSAILKESRTYEHIDPALVGNERRILISELSGTSSILAKAKELGIETEKDGGRSILEKMKEQEAEGFQFEAAEASLELFIRRLKNQQTAPFKVEGFRLFMDVSTRNTISEASIRVVDSDGTVEHTAADGNGPVNALDRALRKALLRFYPVLAEVRLIDYKVRVIDGKDATAAKVRVLIRSTDGKHSWTTIGVSGNIIEASLMALLDSIEYKLMKEGVNSYKE is encoded by the coding sequence TTGGGTCGACAAGTTAGTCTGTTCGACACGACCCTCAGAGATGGCGCCCAGACCGAAGGTGTCTCGTTCTCGACCGAGGACAAGCTGGAGATACTGCATCGGTTGGACGGGTTCGGCATGGACTTTGTGGAAGGCGGATATCCCGGTTCCAATCCGAAGGACAAGGCGTTCTTCAAGGCGGCCGAGCAGGCCGAACTGAAGTGCTCGAAACTGGTGGCATTCGGCTCGACCAGGAAGGCCGGGGTGCGCGCCGAGGACGATGTCACGATGAGGTCGCTTCTGGAAGCGAACACCGAATGGGTGTGCATCTTCGGGAAATCCTGGGACCTGCACGCGACCAAGGCGCTGGGCGTATCGCTCGAAGAGAACCTGGAGATCGTCTCCGATACGGTCGGTTTCCTGTCCCGATCGGGAAGGCGTGTCATATTCGACGCGGAGCACTTCTTCGACGGGTGGAAGGACAACCCCGAATACGCGATGAAGGTCCTGGCAGCCGCCAAAGGCGCGGGCGCCGAATGGCTGGTGCTCTGCGACACCAATGGAGGGGCTTTCCCGTCCGAGGTGACCGAGGCGGTCATGCAGGTGCGCTCCCGGTTCGAAATGCCCTTGGGCATACATGCTCACAACGACTGCGAGATGGCGGTGGCGAACTCCATGGCCGCGGTGCAGGCCGGGGTCACCATGGTCCAGGGCACGATCAACGGACTGGGCGAAAGGTGCGGCAACGCCAACCTGTGCTCGATCATCCCCAGCCTCATCCTGAAGATGAAGGCCCAGACGAACGTCACCAAGCTTTCCAGCCTGACCGCGCTGTCGGGCTTCGTGGGCGAGATGGCCAACATATCGCCCGACCCCCGGCTTCCATACGTCGGCCGGAGCGCCTTCGCCCACAAGGGCGGCATGCACGTCTCGGCGATCCTCAAGGAGAGCCGGACCTACGAGCACATCGACCCGGCCCTGGTCGGCAACGAGCGACGCATACTGATCTCCGAGCTTTCCGGCACCTCGTCCATCCTGGCCAAGGCCAAGGAGCTCGGCATCGAGACCGAGAAGGACGGCGGACGTTCGATCCTGGAGAAGATGAAGGAGCAGGAGGCGGAAGGGTTCCAGTTCGAGGCGGCGGAAGCGTCGCTGGAGCTGTTCATCCGCCGTCTGAAGAACCAGCAGACCGCCCCCTTCAAGGTGGAGGGCTTCCGGCTGTTCATGGACGTCTCCACCAGGAACACGATCAGCGAGGCGTCGATCCGGGTGGTCGACAGCGACGGCACGGTGGAGCATACTGCGGCCGACGGCAACGGACCGGTCAACGCGCTCGACCGGGCGCTCCGGAAGGCCTTATTGCGCTTCTACCCGGTGCTCGCCGAGGTCAGGCTCATCGATTATAAGGTGCGGGTCATCGACGGTAAGGACGCCACCGCGGCAAAGGTCCGCGTCCTGATACGCTCTACCGATGGGAAGCATTCCTGGACGACCATAGGCGTTTCCGGGAACATCATCGAGGCGTCGCTGATGGCACTGCTCGACAGCATCGAGTACAAGCTCATGAAGGAAGGCGTCAACAGTTACAAAGAGTGA
- a CDS encoding MFS transporter, whose protein sequence is MRIILLITCMGSMMAPLDSTIVSVSLPVMSSDLRMSSETAIWIPTAYLVSLAVLLLTVGRLSDIKGRKNIFIIGFGIFVLGSLLCSVSQDGEQMIVFRVLQGIGAACIGATATAIITDTFPAKERGKALGINAMAVYIGLSLGPALGGLLTGVAGWRSIFWINIPIGIVVMILAWRYVRDTGEIRRDEKLDIPGVLLFSVGLTSLLIALTLGEQYGWTTIGIIGLIVLAVVSLVAFVIVERRKGRAAMLDTSLITGNRLFAAANFSALLNYAAYFSVAFMLSYYMQEILGYSIIYTGLVLLVMPVVMAVLSPISGWASDKIGSRFLASAGMAIIAIGLLFMSALTPASSVIYIAVGLLVIGAGMGLFSSPNTSAVMGCVERKRLGVASGTLSTMRFVGQAVSLAIMGAIIASVAGPDFIATLTLGTANSAVTAEAFVRGMSGVFLAGALIAAVGTVTSLARGKPDKCEPGSEQVLRDQSH, encoded by the coding sequence ATGAGGATCATCTTGCTCATCACGTGCATGGGCTCGATGATGGCGCCGCTCGACAGCACCATCGTCAGCGTGTCACTGCCGGTTATGAGCTCTGACCTGAGGATGAGCTCGGAGACGGCCATCTGGATCCCGACCGCCTACCTGGTCTCCCTGGCGGTCCTGCTGCTGACCGTCGGCCGGCTCTCGGATATCAAGGGCCGGAAGAACATCTTCATCATCGGTTTCGGCATCTTCGTCCTCGGTTCGCTGCTTTGCAGCGTGTCGCAGGACGGCGAGCAGATGATCGTCTTCAGGGTGCTGCAGGGGATCGGCGCGGCCTGCATCGGAGCCACCGCCACCGCGATCATCACCGACACGTTCCCTGCCAAGGAAAGGGGGAAGGCGCTTGGCATAAACGCCATGGCGGTCTACATCGGTCTTTCCCTCGGACCGGCATTGGGCGGCCTGCTCACCGGAGTGGCCGGATGGCGCTCGATATTCTGGATCAACATACCCATCGGGATCGTCGTGATGATCCTTGCCTGGCGCTACGTCAGGGACACCGGGGAGATCCGCCGGGATGAGAAGCTCGATATCCCGGGCGTTCTGCTGTTCTCGGTCGGTCTCACGTCGCTCCTGATCGCTTTGACGTTGGGAGAACAGTACGGATGGACAACGATCGGGATCATCGGCCTCATCGTCCTGGCGGTGGTTTCGTTGGTGGCCTTCGTGATCGTGGAGCGCAGGAAGGGACGGGCGGCGATGCTGGACACGTCACTCATCACCGGCAACCGGCTGTTCGCCGCGGCAAATTTCTCGGCGCTGCTGAACTATGCGGCCTATTTCAGCGTCGCGTTCATGCTCTCCTACTACATGCAGGAGATACTGGGCTATTCGATCATCTACACCGGCCTCGTGCTCCTGGTGATGCCGGTGGTGATGGCGGTGCTGTCGCCCATATCCGGTTGGGCCTCGGACAAGATCGGCTCACGGTTTTTGGCCTCGGCGGGCATGGCCATCATCGCGATCGGACTTTTGTTCATGAGCGCGCTGACACCGGCATCGTCCGTTATCTATATCGCGGTCGGGCTGCTGGTCATCGGCGCCGGCATGGGGCTTTTCTCCTCGCCGAACACCAGCGCGGTGATGGGGTGCGTGGAAAGGAAAAGGCTGGGAGTGGCGTCCGGAACACTGTCGACCATGCGCTTCGTCGGTCAGGCGGTCAGCCTGGCTATCATGGGTGCCATCATCGCCTCGGTGGCGGGGCCGGACTTCATCGCCACGCTGACCTTGGGAACGGCCAATTCCGCGGTCACGGCCGAGGCGTTCGTCAGGGGGATGAGCGGCGTGTTCCTGGCGGGGGCATTGATCGCGGCGGTCGGAACGGTCACATCCCTGGCCCGCGGAAAACCGGATAAGTGCGAGCCAGGGTCAGAACAGGTCCTGCGAGACCAATCCCATTGA
- a CDS encoding homoserine dehydrogenase, which produces MDIVLVGFGTVGQGVAEAIAKKNELLERTLGERVRIVGAFDSSSYSLNRSGLDPLELVRGKMVKGKLSKRLDGEIKDMLPKLEYDTLVEMTPTNIKNGQPGLGHIKAALNAGHDVITSNKGPLALKFREISKLAQKNNARLRFEASVGGATPVINLASELLVCENIYSIRGIMNGTCNFILNRMETEGMQFEPALREAQQMGYAETDPSYDIDGIDSACKVAILANAIMGKDITVNDVARTGIRGINLAAVNLAGQDKKVVRLIGEVTERGGEVSPRLIPMGHPLSIGGTLNTFSIQTDLAGEITVAGRGAGRAETSSAVMSDIYAVMRERRALSHRT; this is translated from the coding sequence ATGGATATCGTGCTGGTTGGTTTCGGGACCGTCGGTCAGGGTGTGGCGGAGGCGATCGCCAAAAAGAACGAACTGCTCGAGCGGACCTTGGGAGAGAGGGTGCGCATAGTAGGGGCATTTGATTCCAGTTCATATTCATTGAACAGGTCCGGACTGGACCCGCTGGAGCTGGTCCGGGGCAAGATGGTCAAGGGCAAGCTGAGCAAGCGGCTGGACGGGGAGATCAAGGACATGCTCCCCAAGCTGGAATATGATACCCTGGTGGAGATGACCCCCACCAACATCAAGAACGGCCAGCCTGGGCTCGGTCACATAAAGGCCGCGCTGAACGCCGGCCATGACGTGATCACGTCTAACAAGGGCCCGCTAGCCCTCAAGTTCCGGGAGATATCCAAGCTGGCCCAGAAGAACAACGCCCGGCTGAGGTTCGAGGCGTCGGTGGGCGGCGCCACGCCGGTGATCAACCTGGCCTCGGAACTTCTGGTGTGCGAGAACATCTACTCCATAAGGGGCATCATGAACGGCACCTGCAACTTCATCCTGAACCGGATGGAGACCGAAGGGATGCAGTTCGAGCCGGCGCTGCGCGAGGCGCAGCAGATGGGTTACGCCGAGACCGATCCTTCCTATGATATCGATGGCATCGACTCGGCCTGCAAGGTGGCCATCCTGGCGAATGCCATCATGGGCAAGGACATCACCGTCAACGATGTGGCCCGGACCGGCATCCGGGGCATCAACCTGGCGGCGGTAAATCTGGCCGGTCAGGATAAGAAGGTGGTCAGGCTGATCGGGGAGGTCACCGAACGGGGCGGAGAGGTGTCCCCCAGGCTGATCCCGATGGGGCATCCGCTGTCGATAGGCGGGACGCTGAACACGTTCAGCATCCAGACCGACCTGGCCGGGGAGATCACCGTCGCCGGGAGAGGGGCTGGGCGGGCGGAGACCAGCAGCGCGGTCATGAGCGATATCTATGCGGTCATGCGGGAGAGGCGGGCGCTATCTCACAGGACTTAA
- a CDS encoding chemotaxis protein CheC, which yields MENGTDTEMTYTPDQIDALREIGNIGASHASTALTTLLNQDILVDVPECFICKTLEAPYVLGDAEQTVVAVYLDAYGRGKGSMLLILSEDIARKMTDMLLWREHDPARAISEDDNDAISEIGNICGSAYLNAISNLLGVTMLPSPPGFAVGMLGAVLEYPTTMASEEYDYLVIIKTHFITDKQRFPGYFIYIPDRETERLLMDRFGLP from the coding sequence ATGGAAAACGGCACAGACACAGAGATGACATACACGCCAGACCAGATCGACGCCCTGCGCGAGATTGGCAACATCGGGGCATCGCATGCCTCCACCGCGCTGACCACCCTGCTGAATCAGGACATCCTGGTGGACGTCCCGGAATGCTTCATCTGCAAGACCCTGGAAGCGCCATATGTACTGGGGGATGCGGAACAGACCGTGGTGGCGGTCTATCTGGACGCCTATGGAAGGGGAAAGGGCAGCATGCTGCTCATACTCAGCGAGGATATCGCCAGGAAGATGACGGACATGCTCCTGTGGCGCGAACACGACCCGGCCAGGGCGATCTCGGAGGACGACAATGACGCCATCTCGGAGATAGGCAACATATGCGGTTCAGCTTACCTGAACGCCATCTCGAACCTGCTGGGGGTGACGATGCTTCCATCCCCGCCAGGGTTCGCCGTCGGGATGCTCGGGGCGGTGCTCGAGTACCCGACCACCATGGCTTCGGAGGAGTACGATTACCTGGTGATCATCAAGACCCATTTCATCACTGACAAGCAGAGGTTCCCAGGATATTTCATCTACATTCCAGACCGAGAGACCGAAAGGCTCCTCATGGATAGGTTCGGGCTCCCGTGA
- a CDS encoding HAMP domain-containing sensor histidine kinase yields MHRRQRSLSIKAELGQTRLDVYLEDEPSYSETIAKERSDEREWRTTIGTMLRHDLLNKLTVAQGGLELFDRSSDSKFLDITKRNLEACGEIVGRISTLEKAIDTTALTPLDVGSIARNVMANHQGLGICLEVHGRGIVMADAALHNVLDNLVSNAIKHATPSKICIDIEKTGDLVLIKVSDDGIGIPEEARASLFQEGFKFGPKGNTGLGLFIVSRLVQKYGGRIWLDENISAGAVFCIELANGDF; encoded by the coding sequence ATGCATAGGAGACAGAGGAGCCTGTCCATCAAGGCGGAACTCGGACAGACCAGGTTGGACGTTTATCTGGAGGATGAACCTTCCTATTCTGAAACAATCGCCAAGGAGCGGTCCGACGAAAGGGAATGGCGGACCACCATCGGCACCATGCTGAGGCATGACCTGCTGAACAAACTGACCGTGGCCCAGGGAGGGTTGGAGCTCTTCGACCGTTCCTCGGACTCGAAGTTCCTGGATATCACGAAGAGGAACCTTGAGGCCTGCGGCGAGATCGTTGGCAGGATCTCCACCCTGGAGAAGGCCATCGACACCACCGCGCTCACGCCGTTGGATGTCGGAAGCATAGCCAGGAACGTGATGGCCAACCATCAGGGGCTGGGGATATGTCTGGAGGTCCACGGACGTGGCATCGTCATGGCCGACGCGGCCCTGCACAACGTCCTGGACAATCTTGTTTCGAACGCGATCAAGCACGCGACGCCGTCCAAGATATGCATCGATATCGAAAAGACCGGTGACCTCGTTCTGATCAAGGTATCGGATGACGGGATCGGGATACCTGAGGAAGCAAGGGCAAGCCTGTTCCAGGAAGGGTTCAAGTTCGGACCGAAGGGGAACACCGGCCTGGGACTCTTCATCGTCAGCCGCTTGGTGCAAAAGTACGGCGGAAGGATCTGGCTGGATGAGAACATATCCGCCGGCGCAGTGTTCTGCATCGAATTGGCGAATGGCGACTTCTGA
- a CDS encoding chemotaxis protein CheC, with product MSKRTESLDELQIDALREIGNVGASYACGALTNLVKKEVLIDVTECYLEPMDKHLARFGQPKDIVATVQIDVATGKGSRVLMILPMGIATMMSDLMMGTQNPPGRMITEEDKEVLTEMGDVCIREYLNPISKFLKTSPMPSAPVVHVQYVGASAAKANSVLGLNAPYEIRIMTDYVDRAKKYHGTIMFLPDEQTQDLTFKKFGVDTESQSAMFAKFKT from the coding sequence TTGAGCAAGAGAACCGAGAGCCTGGACGAACTGCAGATCGACGCCCTGCGCGAGATCGGCAATGTGGGAGCCTCCTACGCCTGCGGGGCGCTGACCAACCTGGTCAAGAAAGAGGTCTTGATCGATGTGACCGAATGCTACCTGGAACCGATGGACAAGCACCTGGCCCGGTTCGGCCAGCCGAAGGACATCGTGGCCACGGTGCAGATCGACGTGGCCACCGGAAAGGGCAGCAGGGTGCTGATGATCCTTCCGATGGGCATAGCGACGATGATGTCAGACCTGATGATGGGGACCCAGAACCCCCCGGGCAGGATGATCACCGAGGAGGACAAGGAGGTCCTGACCGAGATGGGTGACGTCTGCATCCGGGAGTATCTGAACCCGATATCGAAGTTCCTCAAGACCTCGCCGATGCCTTCCGCACCGGTGGTGCACGTGCAGTATGTGGGAGCGTCGGCCGCCAAGGCCAACTCGGTGCTCGGGCTGAACGCACCGTACGAGATCAGGATAATGACGGATTACGTCGACCGGGCCAAGAAATACCATGGCACGATAATGTTCCTGCCGGACGAGCAGACACAGGACCTGACCTTCAAGAAGTTCGGGGTCGACACGGAATCGCAATCGGCGATGTTCGCCAAGTTCAAGACCTGA
- a CDS encoding NAD+ synthase yields the protein MRPQLKDYAYDTIVEFIRQKVEESGGNGVVVGLSGGIDSALVSKLCVDAVGADKVLNTFMPTASSSRSDREEAEEFSREIETEFKVVDITPAVEGFKMLLPSIDRKELLGNVMARCRMVVLMHQANLMGRIVMGTGNKSELLVGYFTKYGDGGVDFLPIGDLYKTEVRELAKKVGIPRRLIEKAPSAGLWEGQTDEGELGVSYEKLDQILLGFEMLVDNRDISRDTGIDLNIVEMVWRRYLDTVHKRKAPLIPKVGSRTIGLDWRE from the coding sequence ATGCGCCCCCAATTGAAGGACTATGCCTATGACACGATCGTGGAGTTCATCCGCCAGAAGGTCGAGGAGTCCGGAGGGAACGGGGTGGTGGTCGGGCTCAGCGGGGGCATCGACTCGGCCCTGGTGTCAAAGCTGTGCGTCGACGCGGTGGGCGCCGACAAGGTGCTGAACACCTTCATGCCGACCGCTTCCTCGTCCAGGTCGGACCGGGAGGAGGCGGAGGAGTTCTCCAGAGAGATCGAGACGGAGTTCAAGGTGGTCGACATCACCCCGGCCGTGGAGGGGTTCAAGATGCTGTTGCCCTCGATCGACCGGAAGGAGCTGCTGGGCAACGTCATGGCCCGATGCCGGATGGTGGTGCTGATGCACCAGGCCAACCTGATGGGCCGCATCGTCATGGGCACCGGCAACAAGTCGGAGCTGCTGGTCGGCTACTTCACCAAGTACGGCGATGGCGGGGTGGACTTCCTGCCGATAGGCGATCTATACAAGACCGAGGTGCGCGAGCTGGCGAAGAAGGTGGGCATCCCCAGGAGGCTCATCGAGAAGGCGCCGTCGGCCGGGCTCTGGGAGGGTCAGACGGACGAAGGAGAGCTTGGCGTCTCGTACGAGAAGCTCGACCAGATCCTTCTCGGGTTCGAGATGCTGGTGGACAATCGGGATATATCAAGGGATACCGGCATAGACCTCAACATCGTGGAGATGGTCTGGAGGAGATACCTGGACACGGTGCACAAGCGCAAGGCGCCACTGATCCCTAAGGTCGGTTCTCGGACGATCGGGCTGGATTGGCGCGAGTAG
- a CDS encoding carbon-nitrogen hydrolase family protein — protein MRTVLAQVPSAVGDKEENLRRIHETVSGQEADLFVFPELFLSGYMCRDRVHLMAETLQGDSVQELMTVAEEHQCSILLGMPILDEETTGLVHNSAVLVKPDGSAWSYDKINLATFGPFEESLFFSPGKVPTLFEVDGFRLGVVICYDLFFPELSKSLVLHGADAIVCISASPNTSRDFFERIVPARAIENTAYALYVNNAGCQLNQVFFGGSHAVGPKGNHLVKCDYFKKDVRSVDLDLAEVRAARRMRPTVRDSMGLVSQDLF, from the coding sequence ATGAGGACGGTCCTTGCACAGGTGCCGAGCGCGGTCGGCGACAAAGAGGAGAACCTGCGGCGCATACACGAGACGGTATCGGGGCAGGAGGCGGACCTGTTCGTCTTCCCCGAACTGTTCCTGAGCGGGTACATGTGCCGGGACAGGGTGCATCTCATGGCGGAGACGCTCCAGGGCGACAGCGTGCAGGAGCTCATGACCGTGGCGGAGGAGCACCAATGCTCCATCCTTTTAGGGATGCCGATCCTGGACGAGGAGACCACTGGCCTGGTGCACAACAGCGCCGTTCTGGTCAAACCGGACGGCAGTGCCTGGAGCTATGACAAGATCAACCTGGCCACCTTCGGGCCGTTCGAGGAGTCGCTTTTCTTCTCTCCAGGCAAGGTGCCCACCCTGTTCGAGGTGGACGGCTTCCGCCTGGGGGTGGTGATCTGCTACGACCTGTTCTTCCCCGAACTGAGCAAGTCGCTGGTGCTGCACGGCGCGGATGCCATCGTGTGCATCTCGGCCTCGCCGAACACCTCCCGGGACTTCTTCGAGAGGATCGTGCCGGCCAGGGCCATCGAGAACACCGCCTACGCCCTCTACGTCAACAATGCCGGCTGCCAATTGAACCAGGTGTTCTTCGGCGGCAGCCATGCGGTCGGGCCGAAAGGAAACCACCTGGTCAAGTGCGATTATTTCAAGAAGGACGTGAGAAGTGTGGACCTCGATCTGGCAGAGGTGCGGGCTGCCAGAAGGATGCGCCCGACGGTCCGGGACTCAATGGGATTGGTCTCGCAGGACCTGTTCTGA